The proteins below come from a single Tiliqua scincoides isolate rTilSci1 chromosome 16, rTilSci1.hap2, whole genome shotgun sequence genomic window:
- the SURF6 gene encoding surfeit locus protein 6 codes for MASLANKDSYLQTLAKKICAQEVNESRKRKFGTGPGGDSTQPKKKRKKAKKKEGKTGSGKPAVSDVSKASSTKKPVLSSTRKFGAGSKAAQSSSGSATPSAKENGSQNSVADGKAAPSSFSAMDVLRQRLHEKMREISGQGSSKELSPAVLEKRQRRKYEKERKKRRRKELRLKEKMEKKEAAEAAAAATASESPVPKDDSKAEMVFNKVETPQEELSKAEKRKEKRNTVKGNITPLTGKNYKQLLTRLESRKSKLEELRDKDEKKAKELEAKMQWTNVLYKAEGVKIRDDEERLKAALRRKEKRKAQRKRQWEKRTEQVVEKMQQRQDKRRKNLRKKKLAKEERKKTKARKKGRILPEDLAKASLK; via the exons ATGGCCAGTTTGGCAAACAAAGACTCTTATTTACAGACATTGGCAAAGAAAATTTGTGCCCAGGAAGTCAATGAGTCACGAAAAAGGAAATTTG GAACTGGGCCTGGAGGTGACAGCACCCAaccaaagaagaaaaggaaaaaagccaagaagaaagaggggaaaacGGGTTCAGGCAAACCAGCCGTGAGTGATGTCAGCAAAGCATCCTCAACTAAGAagccagtactttccagcaccaggaaaTTTGGTGCTGGTTCCAAAGCAGCACAGAGTTCTAGTGGATCAGCAACTCCATCGGCAAAAGAAAATGGAAGCCAGAATAGTGTGGCAG ATGGCAAGGCGGCACCCAGTTCATTTTCAGCTATGGATGTCTTGCGTCAGAGGCTGCACGAAAAGATGCGGGAAATCTCCGGCCAG GGAAGTTCCAAAGAGTTGTCGCCGGCAGTGTTGGAAAAAAGACAGAGGAGGAAGTAcgaaaaggagaggaagaaacgGCGGAGAAAAGAATTGAGGCTGAAGGAGAAGATGGAGAAGAAGGAAGCCgcagaggcggcagcagcagcgacTGCTTCAGAGTCCCCAGTCCCAAAGGATGACAGCAAGGCCGAGATGGTCTTCAACAAGGTCGAGACCCCTCAGGAGGAGCTGAGCAAGGcggagaagaggaaagagaagaggaACACGGTAAAAGGAAACATCACTCCGTTGACGGGGAAGAATTACAAGCAGCTGCTGACCAGGCTGGAGTCTCGGAAGAGCAAACTGGAGGAGCTGAGGGACAAGGATGAGAAGAAGGCCAAGGAGCTGGAGGCCAAGATGCAGTGGACCAATGTTCTCTACAAGGCGGAAGGCGTCAAGATCCGCGATGACGAGGAGCGGCTGAAGGCGGCTCTCAGGCGGAAGGAGAAGCGGAAGGCCCAGCGCAAGAGGCAGTGGGAGAAGCGGACAGAGCAGGTGGTGGAGAagatgcagcagcggcaggacAAGCGCCGCAAGAACCTGCGGAAGAAGAAGCTCGCCAAAGAGGAGCGGAAGAAGACCAAAGCCCGCAAGAAGGGCCGCATCCTGCCAGAAGATCTGGCCAAAGCCAGCTTGAAATGA